The following are from one region of the Marinomonas sp. CT5 genome:
- a CDS encoding LysR family transcriptional regulator codes for MDIRSLRYFIAVYEERSLSAAAKRCFVAQPSISTTVAQLEEDLGTKLFVRHSKGVSPTDSGSQLYPHACKMVSDLSAMRSLFSDTPAPLALSISLTPFLSGALISQVIKTMLDEVHGLTLKLVDESESADLRFTCQRYTSEEDVFYPLWEDDYVIAMPLDHWLADFPSLSIKQIDKQPFISRTPCDILESWNYLMQKQELTTDVRAQVKTEEYALDLVAAGLGISLIPEQSSRGRNDLCLRPLNDVKLKRVVGLAHKKTRSFPAHLINTILTAKQQLLINKSPTEIKLA; via the coding sequence ATGGACATTCGATCATTACGCTATTTTATTGCTGTCTACGAGGAGCGTAGTCTGAGCGCCGCCGCAAAGCGCTGTTTTGTCGCGCAACCCTCCATTTCCACGACGGTTGCACAATTAGAAGAGGATTTAGGAACTAAGCTGTTTGTCCGTCATTCTAAAGGAGTATCGCCTACCGATAGCGGCTCTCAGCTGTATCCACACGCTTGCAAGATGGTCAGCGACCTCAGCGCCATGCGCAGTCTATTCAGCGATACCCCAGCACCGCTAGCTTTGTCTATTTCCCTAACACCTTTTTTATCGGGTGCTTTAATCAGCCAAGTCATCAAAACCATGCTCGATGAAGTTCACGGGCTGACATTGAAACTGGTCGATGAATCCGAAAGCGCCGACTTACGCTTTACTTGCCAGCGCTACACCTCAGAAGAAGATGTATTTTATCCGCTTTGGGAAGATGACTATGTGATCGCTATGCCGTTGGATCACTGGCTAGCGGATTTCCCTTCTTTATCCATCAAGCAAATTGACAAACAGCCGTTTATTTCACGAACGCCATGTGACATTTTGGAATCTTGGAACTACTTGATGCAAAAACAAGAACTCACTACTGACGTTCGAGCACAAGTCAAAACAGAAGAGTACGCATTGGATTTGGTTGCGGCTGGATTGGGAATTTCACTCATTCCCGAGCAATCATCCCGTGGCCGTAATGACCTATGTTTGCGCCCGTTGAACGATGTAAAGCTAAAGCGTGTGGTTGGTTTGGCTCACAAGAAAACTCGCAGTTTCCCAGCTCATCTCATCAATACCATTCTGACAGCTAAGCAGCAATTATTAATTAACAAAAGCCCGACCGAAATTAAGCTCGCATAA
- the grxC gene encoding glutaredoxin 3: MSTVTIYSSNYCPFCTRAKQLLHAKKVSFDEIIVDGKPAVREEMKQKSGRHTVPQIWIGEQHVGGCDDLFDLEHNNKLDNLLAQ, encoded by the coding sequence ATGTCTACTGTCACTATCTACTCAAGCAATTACTGCCCTTTCTGTACTCGTGCAAAACAGCTTTTACATGCTAAAAAAGTTTCCTTTGACGAAATTATTGTTGATGGTAAACCCGCTGTACGAGAAGAAATGAAGCAAAAAAGCGGCCGCCATACTGTTCCACAAATTTGGATCGGTGAGCAACATGTAGGTGGATGCGATGACCTTTTTGACCTTGAACATAACAACAAATTAGATAATTTATTAGCTCAATAA
- a CDS encoding rhodanese-like domain-containing protein — MMNQLIEFSINHWQMVAVFFAILATLLFVESQGGAKGLAPSAATNLMNTEDAVVVDIRPEKEFSTGHITGALNIPATKMKDNLNRLEKHKDAPIIIVCKSGVTSGASAKDLKKAGFTKVYKLQGGIAEWQSSNLPLVKG, encoded by the coding sequence ATGATGAACCAACTTATTGAATTTTCTATCAACCACTGGCAAATGGTCGCTGTCTTTTTTGCGATTCTTGCCACACTACTTTTTGTTGAAAGCCAAGGCGGAGCAAAAGGCCTTGCCCCTTCTGCCGCAACCAATCTTATGAACACAGAAGATGCGGTTGTTGTCGATATTCGTCCAGAAAAAGAATTTAGCACTGGCCATATTACGGGTGCGCTGAATATCCCTGCGACTAAAATGAAAGACAACCTAAATCGCCTTGAGAAACACAAAGACGCCCCAATCATCATAGTATGCAAATCTGGTGTAACGTCTGGCGCTAGTGCGAAAGACCTTAAAAAAGCAGGTTTCACCAAAGTATACAAATTACAGGGTGGCATTGCGGAGTGGCAATCGTCTAATCTGCCACTGGTAAAAGGATAA
- a CDS encoding DUF1338 domain-containing protein — protein sequence MTPTDFFASLWDHYTDITPQAQRIQQLFKSHGENVLNDHVAFRTFNNSPISLDKLEPQLEAIGYKAYGAFRFESKHLKARCYKHQTDADSPKIFLSELLVEELPENCQDILGKYIAQIPGNAVQTPAIFWAGKLWETPTEAEYLALAEHSEYAAWLLTMGLQANHFTVSINHLKKFPTIEKVNTLLQNEGYALNQVGGLVKGSPESFLEQSSTMADKVDYTFADGVQKTIPSCFYEFARRHVMPDGVLFDSFIEGNADKIFNSTNTK from the coding sequence ATGACTCCGACCGATTTTTTCGCATCCTTGTGGGATCACTACACAGACATCACGCCACAAGCACAGCGTATCCAGCAACTTTTTAAAAGCCATGGCGAAAATGTGCTGAATGATCACGTTGCTTTTCGTACTTTTAACAACTCGCCTATTTCCTTAGACAAACTTGAACCACAACTAGAAGCCATTGGCTATAAAGCTTACGGGGCATTTCGCTTTGAAAGTAAGCATCTCAAAGCCCGTTGTTACAAACATCAAACCGATGCAGATTCGCCAAAGATTTTTTTGTCTGAGTTATTAGTAGAAGAGCTTCCAGAAAATTGCCAAGACATCCTCGGCAAATACATCGCACAGATCCCAGGCAATGCGGTACAAACACCGGCTATTTTTTGGGCAGGAAAACTATGGGAAACACCAACGGAAGCTGAATATCTAGCTCTTGCTGAGCACAGCGAATATGCCGCTTGGCTATTAACAATGGGACTGCAAGCCAACCACTTTACGGTCAGCATTAATCACTTGAAGAAGTTCCCAACTATTGAAAAAGTGAACACATTGCTGCAAAACGAAGGCTACGCGCTTAACCAAGTAGGTGGTTTGGTAAAAGGTTCTCCTGAGTCTTTCTTGGAGCAATCCTCAACTATGGCTGACAAAGTCGACTACACCTTTGCCGATGGTGTTCAAAAAACCATTCCTAGCTGTTTTTATGAATTCGCCCGTCGCCATGTCATGCCTGATGGGGTGTTATTCGACAGTTTTATCGAAGGTAATGCCGATAAGATTTTTAATTCCACCAACACAAAATAA
- a CDS encoding aldehyde dehydrogenase family protein, producing the protein MSLTCLETLGVNSLKQGDTFFSVLTGNTTILGEGSPFTAHSPIDGAALSTFNNATPAQLDKVNAELKDAFKVLRTVPAPRRGELVRRIGEEARKYKNELAQVISLEAGKITPEALGEVQEWIDVCDFAVGQSRMLHGLSIVSERPGHRMMEQWQPLGPVAVITAFNFPMAVWSWNAMLGLVCGDPILLKPSEKAPLCALAMYKIAQNVIADMPDIPQAAVSVMIGDRDLGEAIAANETFPLVSATGSTAMGRAVAKTVAGRLGRSLLELGGNNAMIVSDTADLELALRAIVFSAAGTAGQRCTTLRRLITHESIVDGLVERLTKSYGSLRVGSPIVDGNLVGPLIDEGSFNRMQAALETAKKQGGEIICGGERVTENVPAGGFYVRPAIVRIAHDAPIVHEETFAPILYVLTYKTFEEAIEIQNEVPQGLSSAVFTESMREAEMFMSPAGSDCGIANVNIGTSGAEIGGAFGGEKETGGGRESGSDAWRNYMRRTTNTVNYGGDLPLAQGIVFE; encoded by the coding sequence ATGTCACTTACTTGCTTAGAAACACTGGGCGTAAATAGCCTAAAACAAGGTGATACTTTTTTCAGCGTATTAACAGGAAATACAACGATCCTAGGTGAAGGAAGTCCTTTTACCGCACACAGCCCAATCGATGGCGCAGCGCTGTCTACCTTTAATAATGCGACACCAGCGCAGTTAGATAAGGTCAATGCTGAGCTGAAAGACGCGTTCAAAGTATTGCGTACGGTTCCGGCTCCTCGTCGTGGTGAATTGGTTCGTCGTATTGGTGAGGAAGCCCGTAAGTACAAAAATGAGCTGGCGCAAGTGATCTCTTTGGAAGCTGGTAAAATCACACCAGAAGCCTTGGGGGAAGTGCAAGAGTGGATCGATGTATGCGATTTCGCTGTGGGGCAATCTCGCATGTTGCATGGCTTGTCTATCGTGTCTGAACGCCCTGGTCACCGTATGATGGAACAATGGCAGCCGCTTGGTCCTGTTGCCGTCATCACGGCGTTTAACTTTCCTATGGCCGTTTGGTCTTGGAATGCCATGTTGGGCTTAGTGTGTGGCGATCCAATTCTGCTAAAACCTTCCGAAAAAGCGCCTTTGTGTGCCTTGGCAATGTATAAAATTGCCCAAAACGTGATTGCTGATATGCCTGACATTCCACAGGCCGCGGTATCCGTGATGATAGGGGATCGAGATCTTGGTGAAGCGATTGCGGCAAATGAGACGTTTCCTCTTGTGTCCGCAACGGGTTCTACGGCAATGGGTCGTGCCGTTGCAAAAACGGTTGCAGGGCGTCTGGGGCGTTCATTGTTAGAATTGGGTGGCAACAATGCCATGATTGTTTCTGATACCGCCGACCTTGAACTGGCTCTACGTGCGATTGTTTTCTCGGCCGCGGGTACGGCAGGCCAGCGCTGTACAACATTGCGTCGTTTGATCACACATGAATCCATTGTTGATGGTTTGGTTGAACGCTTGACGAAATCGTATGGCTCGCTTCGTGTGGGAAGTCCAATTGTGGATGGCAATTTGGTTGGTCCGCTGATCGATGAAGGCAGCTTTAATCGTATGCAAGCGGCGCTAGAAACAGCGAAAAAACAAGGTGGCGAAATTATCTGCGGTGGTGAGCGTGTGACTGAAAACGTGCCTGCTGGTGGTTTCTACGTGCGTCCTGCCATTGTTCGTATTGCCCACGATGCGCCAATCGTTCATGAAGAAACCTTTGCGCCTATCCTATATGTTTTGACCTACAAAACCTTTGAAGAGGCCATTGAGATTCAAAACGAAGTACCACAAGGTTTGTCGTCTGCGGTTTTCACAGAAAGTATGCGTGAGGCGGAAATGTTTATGTCTCCAGCAGGTTCTGACTGTGGTATTGCCAACGTCAATATCGGCACATCTGGGGCTGAAATTGGCGGTGCGTTTGGTGGCGAGAAAGAAACGGGCGGCGGCCGTGAGTCTGGCTCGGATGCGTGGCGAAACTATATGCGCCGTACTACAAATACAGTGAACTACGGTGGTGATCTGCCGTTGGCTCAGGGTATCGTTTTTGAATAA